Proteins co-encoded in one Conger conger chromosome 4, fConCon1.1, whole genome shotgun sequence genomic window:
- the LOC133127148 gene encoding tripartite motif-containing protein 16-like isoform X1: protein MAEGGGLQAAPPAHCYAGPGDVACDVCTGRKSKAIKSCLVCLASYCETHLQPHYESPAFKKHKLVKATGNLQEKICSHHDEPLKIYCCTDQQCICYLCTMDEHRGHDTVSAAAERTEKQKQLGATQSKFQQRIQEREKELQDLRQAVQSLKRSAQAAVEDSEKIFTEMIRSIERRCSEVKELIRDQEKAEVSWAEGLLERLEQEIAELRRRDAELEQLSHTEDHIHFLQSCQSLCVPPGPGEIPSITISPHASFEPVRKSVSVLKEQLEDVFKAELVKVSVKVGRVHIVGPEEPKTREDFLQYSCQLTLDPNTAHDKLRLSEGNREVTSVREVLSCPDHSERFDYWWQVLCREGLSGRCYWEAEWSGGGVSIALTYKDISRKGMGYYAALGGNNKSWRLYCSPSSCSFYHNNSKTKIPVHPSSSRIGVYLDHRAGTLSFYSVSDTMTLLHRVQITSTQPLYPGFMFDYYGSSVKLCDLG, encoded by the exons atggctgaaggtggaggactccaagctgctcctcctgctcactgttacgctggacctggagacgtggcgtgtgatgtctgcactgggagaaagagcaaagccatcaagtcctgtctggtgtgtctggcctcttattgtgaaactcacctccagcctcactatgaatctcctgcctttaagaagcacaaactggtcaaagccacaggaaacctgcaggagaagatctgctcTCATCATGACGAACCGCTGAAGATTTACTGTTGTaccgatcagcagtgtatctgttatctgtgtacaatggatgaacacagaggccatgatacagtctcagctgcagcagaaaggactgagaaacag aagcagctgggggcgacacagagtaaattccagcagagaatccaggagagagagaaggagctgcaggatctgagacaggctgtgcagtcactcaag cgctctgcacaggcagcagtggaggacagtgagaagatctttactgagatgatccgctccattgagagaaggtgctctgaggtgaaagagctgatcagagatcaggagaaggctgaagtgagttgggctgaaggactcctggagcgactggagcaggagattgctgagctgaggaggagagacgctgagctggagcagctttcacacacagaggatcacatccatttcctccag agctgtcagtctctctgtgtccctcctggacctggagaaaTACCCAGCATCACTATCAGTCCACATGCCTCTTTTGAGcctgtgaggaaatctgtctctgtacTGAAAGAGCAACTGGAGGATGTTTTCAAGGCGGAGTTGGTCAAAGTTTCTGTAAAAG TGGGAAGAGTCCATATTGTTGGCCCTGAAGAGCCCAAGACCAGAGAGGACTTCTTACAAT attcctgtcagctcacactggaccccaacacagcgcaTGACAAGctccgtctgtctgaggggaacagagaggtgaccagTGTGAGAGAGGTCCTGTCATGTCCTGATCATTCAGAGAGATTTGACTACTGGTGGCaggtgctgtgcagagagggtctgtctggacgctgttactgggaggctgagtggagtggaggtggggtTTCTATAGCACTGACATATAAagacatcagcaggaaagggatGGGTTATTACGCTGCTCTGGGAGGTAATAACAAGTCCTGGAGATTGTACTGCTCTCCCTCCAGTTGCTCATTCTACCACAATAACAGCAAAACTAAAATCCCTGTtcatccctcctcctccagaataggagtgtacctggatcacagggcaggaactctgtccttctacagcgtctctgacacaatgaccctcctgcacagagtccagatCACAtccactcagcccctctatcctgggtttaTGTTTGATTACTATGGATCCTCTGTAAAACTTTGTGATCTGGGTTGA
- the LOC133127148 gene encoding tripartite motif-containing protein 16-like isoform X2, with amino-acid sequence MAEGGGLQAAPPAHCYAGPGDVACDVCTGRKSKAIKSCLVCLASYCETHLQPHYESPAFKKHKLVKATGNLQEKICSHHDEPLKIYCCTDQQCICYLCTMDEHRGHDTVSAAAERTEKQKQLGATQSKFQQRIQEREKELQDLRQAVQSLKRSAQAAVEDSEKIFTEMIRSIERRCSEVKELIRDQEKAEVSWAEGLLERLEQEIAELRRRDAELEQLSHTEDHIHFLQSLCVPPGPGEIPSITISPHASFEPVRKSVSVLKEQLEDVFKAELVKVSVKVGRVHIVGPEEPKTREDFLQYSCQLTLDPNTAHDKLRLSEGNREVTSVREVLSCPDHSERFDYWWQVLCREGLSGRCYWEAEWSGGGVSIALTYKDISRKGMGYYAALGGNNKSWRLYCSPSSCSFYHNNSKTKIPVHPSSSRIGVYLDHRAGTLSFYSVSDTMTLLHRVQITSTQPLYPGFMFDYYGSSVKLCDLG; translated from the exons atggctgaaggtggaggactccaagctgctcctcctgctcactgttacgctggacctggagacgtggcgtgtgatgtctgcactgggagaaagagcaaagccatcaagtcctgtctggtgtgtctggcctcttattgtgaaactcacctccagcctcactatgaatctcctgcctttaagaagcacaaactggtcaaagccacaggaaacctgcaggagaagatctgctcTCATCATGACGAACCGCTGAAGATTTACTGTTGTaccgatcagcagtgtatctgttatctgtgtacaatggatgaacacagaggccatgatacagtctcagctgcagcagaaaggactgagaaacag aagcagctgggggcgacacagagtaaattccagcagagaatccaggagagagagaaggagctgcaggatctgagacaggctgtgcagtcactcaag cgctctgcacaggcagcagtggaggacagtgagaagatctttactgagatgatccgctccattgagagaaggtgctctgaggtgaaagagctgatcagagatcaggagaaggctgaagtgagttgggctgaaggactcctggagcgactggagcaggagattgctgagctgaggaggagagacgctgagctggagcagctttcacacacagaggatcacatccatttcctccag tctctctgtgtccctcctggacctggagaaaTACCCAGCATCACTATCAGTCCACATGCCTCTTTTGAGcctgtgaggaaatctgtctctgtacTGAAAGAGCAACTGGAGGATGTTTTCAAGGCGGAGTTGGTCAAAGTTTCTGTAAAAG TGGGAAGAGTCCATATTGTTGGCCCTGAAGAGCCCAAGACCAGAGAGGACTTCTTACAAT attcctgtcagctcacactggaccccaacacagcgcaTGACAAGctccgtctgtctgaggggaacagagaggtgaccagTGTGAGAGAGGTCCTGTCATGTCCTGATCATTCAGAGAGATTTGACTACTGGTGGCaggtgctgtgcagagagggtctgtctggacgctgttactgggaggctgagtggagtggaggtggggtTTCTATAGCACTGACATATAAagacatcagcaggaaagggatGGGTTATTACGCTGCTCTGGGAGGTAATAACAAGTCCTGGAGATTGTACTGCTCTCCCTCCAGTTGCTCATTCTACCACAATAACAGCAAAACTAAAATCCCTGTtcatccctcctcctccagaataggagtgtacctggatcacagggcaggaactctgtccttctacagcgtctctgacacaatgaccctcctgcacagagtccagatCACAtccactcagcccctctatcctgggtttaTGTTTGATTACTATGGATCCTCTGTAAAACTTTGTGATCTGGGTTGA